The genomic region CTTGGATTGGTATGTGCCATTTGTTGCAGAATACTTCTATCCTATAAAGGATAATATCCCAGAGGTCTTTCATAATGTAGCAAAAATTGGTGTTGGGATAGGAAAGAAGTTCAATGATAGGTGGAATGGTTCTTTTATGGCAAATTGGCAATATTCAAGATCAGGTCCACAAGATCAATATAAGGTATCAGACTTTGCCTATCAGTTTCAAGTGACAAGGTTGATTGATAAACGAAAGTAATCGATCTCTGATGATAGTTTAAATATTTCACAATAAAGAGGTGGAAAACAGGATGCTTGTGTTTAATATTTCATCATTTTTTCTCAACTTGTGAAAAGTTATCGTTTTAATCTCATTTTAAAAACAGCAAACGATTCATGGAAGAATATTCATTACCTGAACTAGTTTCTCGCTATATCAACACAACCAATTGCAATGTATTCTTAACAGGAAAAGCAGGAACAGGTAAAACTACCTTACTAAAATCAATTAGAGAAAATACACATAAAAATGTTCTTGTGGCTGCCCCAACAGGTATTGCTGCAATTAATGCTGGAGGGGTAACCGTACATTCCTTGTTTCAATTACCATTTGGTGCATATATACCGGATGAGAATTTTGAATTCAATGACAATGTTACCACTGTAGCACATATTAATACCCCAAAATCGATCTTTAAGGGTTTTAAAATGACTTCAAAGAAAAGGGCTTTGCTGAAGTCTATGGAGTTATTGGTGATTGATGAGGTAAGTATGCTGAGAGCAGATATGTTGGATGCTATCGATAAAATCTTGCGACATGTCCGTATCCGAAAAGATCTTCCCTTTGGTGGTATTCAAGTATTATTTATTGGAGATATGTTACAGTTGCCTCCGGTAATTAAGAACGATGAATGGATGTATTTAAGGAATTACTATCAAAATGGTTATTTCTTTAATTCAATAGTATTAAGACAGCATCCACCCATCCATATTGAGCTTCAGAAAGTATATCGACAATCTGACCCTACTTTTGTTAATATATTGAACCATTTTAGAGAGAATAAAGTAACTTCCAACGATGTGAAAGTGCTCAACTCTCATTATGACCCCGACTTTGAACAAACAGAAGGTGATGGGTACATTCATCTTACAACACATAATAAGGTAGCTGACGAGAAAAACCAGAAATGGTTGACTGAATTAAAGAGTACCACATTTACCTATTCTGCAGATGTTGAAGGAGAGTTTCCCGAAAGTCAATACCCTAATGCTGAAAATTTGAAGCTAAAGGAAGGGGCACAGGTTATGTTTATTAAAAACGACTATTCAGGAGAGAACAAGTACTTTAACGGTAAGATTGGAAAGATAACGAAATGTACTTCTAAAGATGTATGGGTAAAGTTTGATGATGGGACCCCAGAGTTTAAAGTTGAGGATTATGAATGGGAGAACAAGAAGTATGTATTAAATAAGGAAACCAATGAAGTTGAAGAACAATTAATTGGTAGGTTTATACAATACCCACTGAAATTAGCTTGGGCCATTACTGTACATAAGAGTCAAGGTTTAACATTCGATAAAGCTATTGTGGATGTAAATAGAGCATTTGCATCAGGACAAGTGTATGTGGCTTTATCAAGATTAACTTCTTTGGATGGGTTGGTATTATCTTCTCCAATTAATGAAAGAGGTATTCCAATAGATCAATCGCTAAGTCATTTTACACAATCCAGTCAGTCTATTGAAGAATTGACTCCTCACTTAAAACTGGAAGCGCATCGATTTATCTATGATACTTTGCAATCAGCCTTTAATCTTAGCTTTTTGATTGAGCATTTAGAAGAACACTTGTCTACCTATGATAAGTTGGAGAACCTTTCTTCCAAGCAGACTTATAAACCTTGGGCAAAGAAACTATTAGAAAAAATTCGTGAATTAAGAAAAGTAGGCGATGGGTTTAGAAGGCAAGTTCATCAAATTATTACTGAAGAGAACGATGGGTATATAAACTTCTTGCATGAAAGAACACTTAAGGCACAAGGGTATTTTGATAAAGTTTTAAAGGAACATCATAAAAACGTTCAAGCACATTGGGATAAGCTTAAAACAGCAAGAGGTGTAATGGCTTACAGTAATGAAGTGAAAGAAGTGGCTTCTTATATCTATAATGTTGCTCAGAAAATGATTCGAGCAGAAAGGTTAGTGAAATCCTATATTGATAAAGCAGATTTAAAGAAAAATGGTATAGGGAAACCTAGTTTTGAGATCTCTGAAAAGAAAGATGAGCCTGTTCAATTAGCTCCAAAACCTGAGAAAAAAGAAAAAAAGAAGTTCTCTCCTCATGTAGAAACATATATTTTATTTAGGAAGGGAAATGATGAAAAAGCAATTGCAAGGGAAATGGGGAAAACCGTTGGGACTGTTGAGACACATCTTGCAAAAAATATTGCACAAGGGAGAATTCAATTAAAAGAATTAGTTCCTTCTAAAACCCAAAGAGTTATAGAAAACGCGTTGGAAAAAACGAGAAGTAAATCGTTAAAAGCGATCAAAGAAGAAGTGGGAGCAAAGGCATCTTTTGCACAAATAAAGTACGTAATTGCAGCAATGGAAGTGATGTAATAGCCTTTAATAATGATGTTTTTTATCTTATTAATCAGATAATTAATAGGATCTAAATTAGATTTTGTTGTTCTAATTTTAGTTCACAAACATTTGATTTTCGATCAATTTTGATAAATAATAGTTAATTGTACACTTTTTAAGGTTGTTTTACAGTTTATTATTAAAATTCTTCGTTAATTGAATATATGACTACGAAAGACGGACATTATTATTACAACTAAAACATCATTGACATCATGGATATTTTAATTGCTATCACTCTACTGTTTCTTTTATGGAAACTAAGAAGAGTTATTTACAAGACAATGGCTTATTTGATGTATACACCTTATTACATTGTGACGAAAATTCATCAAAAAATTATGATGATGATGTACAAATTGGAACATCAAAAAGAGAATTTAAAAGATAGTCTGGCTGTGAGAAAACATGCATTCCACAAGGAATAAGAGCAACAACAGAAAGGAATCTCGGTGTGATAAAACATCGGGATTTTTTTTGTTTTATACTTTTATATAGGCTCGATAAATTCCTAAAAGTCAATAAAAAAATTACAACTTCTTCTTACTTACTTCTTACTTCTTACTCTTTTTTTTACCTTTGTCCGTCTTAAAAGACATAACCATTTATTTAAAACGTCTTGGTGAACAAACAACAACGAGACATAAATAAGTATTAGAGATGATTATCGAACCTAAAACTAGAGGTTTTATCTGCTTGACAGCACACCCAACAGGATGTGAGCAAAATGTGATCAATCAGATTGAATATGTAAAATCTAAAGGAGCAATTGATGGTGCTAAGAAAGTATTAGTAATCGGCGCTTCTACAGGTTTTGGCTTAGCATCAAGAATTACAAGTGCATTCGGATGTGGAGCATCTACTATTGGTGTATTTTTAGAAAAAGCACCTTCAGCAGGTCGTCCAGCTTCTCCAGGTTGGTACAACAGTGCAGCGTTTGAAAAGCATGCTCATGAAGCAGGTTTATATGCTAAATCTATCAATGGTGACGCTTTCTCTAATGAGATCAAGCAACAAACTATTGATATGATCAAAGAAGATTTAGGTCAAGTTGACTTAGTAATCTACTCTTTAGCATCTCCAGTAAGAACTAATCCTAACACAGGAAAAAGACATAAATCAGTATTGAAGCCAATCGGTGATGTTTTCTCAAACAAAACTGTAGACTTCCATACAGGTAACGTTTCTGAAGTATCAATCCAACCAGCAACAGAAGATGATATCGCTAATACTGTTGAAGTAATGGGTGGTGAAGATTGGGAAATGTGGATCGATGCAATGAGAGAAGCAGGTGTTTTAGCAGAAGGAGCTGAAACTTATGCTTACTCTTATATCGGACCAAAATTAACTGAGCCAGTATACAGAAAAGGTACTATCGGTGCTGCAAAAGATCACTTAGAAGCAACAGCTCATAAGATCACTGAGAAGTTAGCAGATATGGGTGGTAAAGCAGTTGTTTCTGTAAACAAGGCCTTAGTGACTCAAGCGTCATCAGCTATTCCTGTAATTCCATTGTACATTTCTTTATTGTACAAAATCATGAAAGCGGATGGTATTCATGAAGGTTGTATCGAGCAAATCCAACGTTTATATGCAGACAGAATCTATTCAGGCGATATGAAATTGGACGAGAAAGGTAGAATCAGAATTGACGATTGGGAAATGCGTGACGATGTTCAAGCGAAAGTTGATGAGCTTTGGGCAATCGCTACAACTGAAAACTTATCAGAAATTGGTGATTTGAAAGGTTACTCTGATGACTTCTTCAACTTATTCGGTTTCAAAGTGGATGGTGTTGATTATGATGCAGACGTTAATGAAGTAGTTGAAATTCCTTCGTTAGCATAAAACATATATTCTTTTAAAGAATACAAGCCAACTCGAATAACATCGGGTTGGCTTTTTTTATTTTATAGCTTGATTTAATTCTCCCAGAATTCAGGTTCAAAGGCATGTCCTTCTATTTCTGTTACTTCTACATTGAGGTCATTTCCAATGCCGA from Flammeovirga agarivorans harbors:
- a CDS encoding helix-turn-helix domain-containing protein translates to MEEYSLPELVSRYINTTNCNVFLTGKAGTGKTTLLKSIRENTHKNVLVAAPTGIAAINAGGVTVHSLFQLPFGAYIPDENFEFNDNVTTVAHINTPKSIFKGFKMTSKKRALLKSMELLVIDEVSMLRADMLDAIDKILRHVRIRKDLPFGGIQVLFIGDMLQLPPVIKNDEWMYLRNYYQNGYFFNSIVLRQHPPIHIELQKVYRQSDPTFVNILNHFRENKVTSNDVKVLNSHYDPDFEQTEGDGYIHLTTHNKVADEKNQKWLTELKSTTFTYSADVEGEFPESQYPNAENLKLKEGAQVMFIKNDYSGENKYFNGKIGKITKCTSKDVWVKFDDGTPEFKVEDYEWENKKYVLNKETNEVEEQLIGRFIQYPLKLAWAITVHKSQGLTFDKAIVDVNRAFASGQVYVALSRLTSLDGLVLSSPINERGIPIDQSLSHFTQSSQSIEELTPHLKLEAHRFIYDTLQSAFNLSFLIEHLEEHLSTYDKLENLSSKQTYKPWAKKLLEKIRELRKVGDGFRRQVHQIITEENDGYINFLHERTLKAQGYFDKVLKEHHKNVQAHWDKLKTARGVMAYSNEVKEVASYIYNVAQKMIRAERLVKSYIDKADLKKNGIGKPSFEISEKKDEPVQLAPKPEKKEKKKFSPHVETYILFRKGNDEKAIAREMGKTVGTVETHLAKNIAQGRIQLKELVPSKTQRVIENALEKTRSKSLKAIKEEVGAKASFAQIKYVIAAMEVM
- the fabV gene encoding enoyl-ACP reductase FabV, which translates into the protein MIIEPKTRGFICLTAHPTGCEQNVINQIEYVKSKGAIDGAKKVLVIGASTGFGLASRITSAFGCGASTIGVFLEKAPSAGRPASPGWYNSAAFEKHAHEAGLYAKSINGDAFSNEIKQQTIDMIKEDLGQVDLVIYSLASPVRTNPNTGKRHKSVLKPIGDVFSNKTVDFHTGNVSEVSIQPATEDDIANTVEVMGGEDWEMWIDAMREAGVLAEGAETYAYSYIGPKLTEPVYRKGTIGAAKDHLEATAHKITEKLADMGGKAVVSVNKALVTQASSAIPVIPLYISLLYKIMKADGIHEGCIEQIQRLYADRIYSGDMKLDEKGRIRIDDWEMRDDVQAKVDELWAIATTENLSEIGDLKGYSDDFFNLFGFKVDGVDYDADVNEVVEIPSLA